A genome region from Methanobacterium subterraneum includes the following:
- a CDS encoding TIGR04165 family Cys-rich peptide — protein sequence MNLGKLNEKCPKCGSKDKTLRRQLDREHRAFGTTQSFECSDCGYVFKKPEDEKEKEKED from the coding sequence ATGAATTTAGGTAAATTAAATGAAAAATGCCCTAAATGTGGTTCGAAGGATAAAACCCTTAGAAGACAGTTAGATAGAGAACATCGTGCTTTTGGCACAACCCAATCATTTGAATGCAGTGACTGCGGCTATGTATTTAAAAAACCTGAAGATGAAAAAGAAAAGGAAAAAGAGGATTAA
- a CDS encoding NAD(P)/FAD-dependent oxidoreductase, giving the protein MIKTDVLVIGAGPAGSTAAKHAAMGGAKVIVIDKKSEIGTPKRCAEGVSKDGLKELGIKPSPRWIAKEATGVRMVSPNGTAVNLTEDKVKLPEAGYILERKVFDKFMAMDAGRAGAKIMVKTLATGMRREDDQLVVTVESMGQEMEIKAKIVIAADGPESRVGRWGGLKTALKPKDMESCAQFEMSGVQMAEPDCIEFHFGSVAPGGYAWIFPKGDDIANVGLGVLTTITDKTAYEHLLEFVESNPATKNAQPVELNVGGDPVGGLLKKKVTDNVLVTGDAASMVNPLTGGGIISGMLGGRIAGQVAAQAVADGDYSHENLKVYDKLCEDELGESFKKYLKAKEYLLSLSDEELDEIADVFKDSDFETINTAEMVKKLIRISPKALLKLGKLF; this is encoded by the coding sequence ATGATAAAAACTGATGTTCTGGTTATAGGTGCCGGTCCAGCCGGTTCAACTGCAGCTAAACACGCTGCCATGGGTGGTGCCAAGGTAATTGTAATTGATAAAAAATCAGAAATTGGGACTCCCAAACGATGTGCAGAAGGAGTCTCCAAGGATGGTCTTAAAGAATTGGGAATCAAACCATCCCCCCGATGGATAGCTAAGGAAGCCACTGGAGTGCGAATGGTCTCACCTAACGGCACTGCCGTGAACCTCACCGAGGACAAGGTAAAACTCCCTGAAGCGGGTTACATCCTGGAACGTAAGGTATTTGACAAGTTCATGGCCATGGACGCCGGTCGTGCCGGTGCCAAGATCATGGTGAAAACCCTGGCTACTGGCATGAGAAGGGAAGATGACCAGTTGGTGGTTACTGTTGAGAGTATGGGTCAGGAAATGGAGATCAAAGCCAAAATCGTCATTGCTGCTGATGGTCCTGAATCCCGTGTTGGTAGGTGGGGTGGACTTAAAACCGCCCTTAAACCTAAGGATATGGAATCCTGTGCCCAGTTTGAAATGTCCGGAGTCCAGATGGCTGAACCAGACTGTATTGAATTCCACTTTGGTAGTGTGGCTCCTGGAGGTTATGCATGGATATTCCCTAAAGGAGATGACATAGCTAACGTGGGACTTGGTGTTTTAACCACCATAACCGATAAAACTGCATATGAACACCTTTTAGAGTTTGTGGAAAGCAACCCTGCCACCAAGAATGCCCAGCCAGTGGAACTCAATGTTGGTGGAGATCCAGTGGGCGGATTACTGAAGAAAAAAGTGACAGATAATGTTCTGGTCACTGGAGATGCTGCCAGTATGGTTAACCCCCTCACGGGTGGAGGTATAATTAGTGGTATGCTGGGAGGCCGTATAGCTGGTCAGGTGGCTGCCCAAGCTGTGGCTGATGGAGATTACTCCCATGAAAACCTTAAGGTTTATGATAAACTCTGTGAAGATGAACTGGGAGAATCGTTCAAAAAGTACCTGAAGGCTAAAGAATACCTTTTAAGTCTGTCTGATGAAGAATTAGATGAAATTGCTGATGTTTTCAAGGACAGCGACTTTGAAACCATTAATACTGCAGAAATGGTTAAAAAACTGATTAGAATCTCCCCAAAAGCTCTTTTAAAGTTGGGTAAATTGTTCTAA
- the nikR gene encoding nickel-responsive transcriptional regulator NikR: protein MMRISMSLPKKLLNDFDEVLKDRGYNSRSKGIRDALKDYIVRYQWMKDMEGDRVGILAVIYDHHYTGVMEDLTDIQHQYRDFINANMHLHMTEKNCLEVIVVKGDAQKIRSLSEKIMRLKGVEHVKLTTTSGGEQ, encoded by the coding sequence ATGATGAGAATAAGCATGTCATTGCCAAAAAAACTTTTAAACGATTTTGATGAGGTTTTAAAAGATAGAGGATATAATTCCAGATCTAAAGGTATCAGAGATGCCTTGAAGGACTATATAGTGCGTTATCAATGGATGAAAGACATGGAAGGGGATCGTGTGGGGATACTGGCCGTTATCTACGACCACCATTACACTGGGGTGATGGAAGACCTTACCGATATCCAACACCAGTACCGGGACTTTATAAACGCCAACATGCACCTGCACATGACTGAAAAAAATTGCCTGGAAGTTATAGTAGTTAAAGGAGACGCCCAGAAAATCCGATCCCTCTCCGAAAAGATCATGCGACTAAAGGGAGTGGAACACGTCAAACTCACCACTACCTCCGGTGGAGAACAGTAA
- a CDS encoding TIGR04083 family peptide-modifying radical SAM enzyme, with protein sequence MAFHVMLVPTLGCPSDCKYCWSSEEGSPVMGVDIIKETVEWLKNFREEPVTFTFHGGEPLLAGYDFFLEALPLLANELSHLKPAFALQTNLWNMTPELARLFKEYNIPIGSSLDGPEELNDLQRGKGYYQRTMKGYEIAREEDLQVSFISTFTSYSIQYKEDIFNFFLENGLNLKLHPALPSLRDENPEKWALSSEEYGELLIYLLDQYLEHMDEIELKNIDHLCKCVFIRRGVVCTFVDCMGDTFAVGPDGSIYPCYRFVGMPEYVMGNVQDHPSMDDLAQSDAWKLLHDFKDYVDTECKKCSYIKFCRGGCPYNALSINEKTGKAEINGVDPHCTAYKMIFKEITKRATKEMLGSGMGMIQGVSDNNPQTKRGIMSIMLKQS encoded by the coding sequence ATGGCTTTTCATGTTATGCTAGTCCCTACCCTGGGCTGCCCTTCAGACTGTAAGTATTGCTGGAGTTCTGAGGAAGGATCTCCAGTTATGGGTGTTGACATCATCAAAGAAACTGTTGAATGGCTTAAAAACTTCCGGGAGGAACCAGTAACCTTCACCTTCCACGGTGGAGAACCACTCCTGGCAGGATATGATTTCTTCCTAGAAGCACTGCCCCTCCTGGCAAATGAGTTATCCCATCTTAAACCAGCCTTCGCCCTGCAGACCAACCTGTGGAACATGACCCCTGAACTGGCCCGACTATTTAAAGAGTACAACATACCCATTGGTTCCAGTCTGGACGGTCCTGAGGAACTTAACGACCTGCAGAGGGGAAAAGGCTATTACCAGAGGACCATGAAGGGATATGAAATTGCACGAGAAGAGGATCTTCAGGTAAGTTTTATCTCCACCTTCACTTCTTATTCCATCCAGTACAAAGAGGACATATTTAACTTCTTCCTGGAAAATGGTCTGAACCTCAAGTTACACCCCGCACTCCCATCCCTACGTGATGAAAACCCTGAAAAATGGGCTTTATCCTCAGAAGAGTATGGAGAACTTTTGATCTATCTTCTGGACCAGTACCTTGAACACATGGATGAAATTGAGCTTAAAAACATTGACCACCTCTGTAAATGTGTTTTCATCCGCAGAGGGGTAGTCTGCACCTTTGTTGACTGCATGGGTGACACCTTCGCCGTGGGCCCCGATGGAAGCATCTACCCATGTTACCGTTTCGTGGGCATGCCCGAGTACGTTATGGGTAATGTTCAGGACCATCCCAGCATGGATGATCTGGCCCAGTCTGATGCCTGGAAGCTCCTCCATGACTTCAAAGACTATGTGGACACAGAATGCAAGAAGTGTTCCTACATCAAATTCTGCCGTGGTGGATGCCCCTACAACGCCCTTTCTATCAATGAAAAGACCGGTAAAGCTGAAATAAATGGAGTGGACCCCCACTGCACTGCCTATAAAATGATATTCAAGGAAATAACCAAGCGGGCCACCAAGGAAATGCTGGGATCCGGCATGGGCATGATTCAGGGCGTGAGCGATAATAACCCACAAACAAAGAGGGGAATAATGTCCATAATGCTGAAACAGTCCTAA
- a CDS encoding ATP-dependent DNA ligase → MEMIEPMLSKLVEVDVHLSGVWNSEPKLDGERIIAVGEGDKISLWTRRHIESSYKFPEITNDLKKNIKGDNWILDGELTVPGGFRKLLKRNTEDKTKISILSRKLPATFNLFDITRFQGEDLTSKPLAQRKKILLDVSSPGEYLRIIPFKIVTTETVKDHFEKSLKDGYEGLILKNASSRYESGKRSDNWLKIKRTETIDVNVVGVTRSTGSIAFGALILEKDGQYFGKVGTGFSDMDRREILDFLEKNREETPILLPENVDVLFTTRPLPAEIKANEIVGGKPRAPVWVRFRWG, encoded by the coding sequence ATGGAAATGATAGAACCCATGCTCAGCAAGCTGGTAGAAGTGGATGTGCACTTGTCGGGAGTGTGGAACAGCGAACCCAAACTGGATGGTGAGCGGATCATAGCAGTGGGTGAAGGGGATAAAATCAGTCTCTGGACTCGCAGACACATTGAAAGCTCATACAAATTCCCTGAAATTACAAATGATCTTAAAAAAAATATAAAGGGGGATAACTGGATTCTTGATGGGGAGCTCACGGTTCCCGGAGGATTCAGAAAGCTTTTAAAACGTAACACCGAGGATAAGACGAAAATTTCCATTTTATCCCGGAAATTACCGGCAACCTTTAACCTTTTTGACATCACCCGTTTTCAGGGTGAAGATCTCACCAGCAAACCCCTGGCACAGAGGAAAAAGATCCTGTTAGATGTTTCAAGTCCGGGGGAATACCTTAGAATCATCCCCTTTAAAATAGTAACCACAGAAACAGTCAAGGATCATTTTGAAAAATCCCTTAAAGATGGTTATGAGGGGCTGATCCTTAAAAATGCCAGTTCTAGATATGAATCAGGTAAAAGATCAGATAATTGGTTGAAAATCAAAAGAACAGAGACCATAGATGTTAACGTGGTAGGGGTAACCCGGAGTACAGGAAGCATAGCATTTGGGGCACTGATCCTGGAAAAAGATGGTCAATACTTTGGTAAAGTGGGTACCGGGTTCAGTGATATGGATCGAAGAGAAATACTGGACTTTTTAGAAAAAAACAGGGAAGAAACACCTATCTTATTACCGGAGAATGTGGATGTTCTTTTCACCACCCGTCCCTTGCCTGCAGAGATAAAAGCCAATGAGATTGTAGGGGGTAAACCCCGGGCTCCGGTATGGGTTCGGTTCAGATGGGGTTAA
- a CDS encoding UbiA family prenyltransferase: MIKTLIKSTRMTWASKNANMFLLALTYAYFSNTPIDNPLQILGGLVLVSVLWGALYTLNDLTDLDVDRRDRQKQNRAFIENLVEKEFILLFVGILTSAVFIVSFLAFPPAFTVIMFLMLINQLIYTLPPIRLKETGLAPFFSTATNSVLRLASGAVLLGNVFLVPLSVYLFMYLAGMGTYLMYKSHSKDASLVAIMGGGVLIYMLYSGDINLIQFVVAILPSFLAAVPLYLSLFTNKDTMFHLADILYHQVAMVFFIICIIVIIF; the protein is encoded by the coding sequence ATGATAAAGACCCTGATCAAGTCCACTCGTATGACTTGGGCATCTAAAAATGCCAATATGTTTTTACTGGCACTAACCTATGCCTACTTTTCCAACACCCCTATTGATAATCCTCTGCAGATATTGGGGGGATTGGTACTGGTATCTGTTCTGTGGGGTGCTCTTTACACCCTTAACGATCTGACGGATCTGGATGTGGACCGGAGGGATCGTCAAAAACAGAATCGTGCCTTTATCGAGAACCTGGTGGAGAAAGAGTTCATACTCCTTTTTGTGGGAATTTTAACTTCAGCAGTATTCATAGTATCATTCCTGGCATTCCCACCTGCTTTCACCGTTATAATGTTTCTGATGTTGATTAATCAGCTGATCTACACGCTTCCGCCCATTCGTCTTAAGGAAACAGGTTTGGCTCCTTTTTTCAGCACTGCCACCAATTCAGTGTTGCGCCTGGCATCTGGTGCAGTGCTACTGGGGAATGTTTTCCTGGTGCCCCTCTCAGTTTACCTCTTCATGTACCTGGCTGGCATGGGCACCTACCTCATGTACAAATCACACTCCAAAGATGCCAGTCTGGTGGCCATCATGGGGGGTGGAGTACTCATATACATGCTCTACTCAGGGGACATAAATTTAATTCAGTTTGTAGTGGCTATTTTACCATCCTTCCTGGCAGCGGTGCCACTTTATTTATCACTATTCACCAATAAAGACACCATGTTCCATCTGGCAGATATACTATACCACCAAGTGGCAATGGTCTTTTTTATTATATGTATAATAGTGATTATTTTCTAA
- a CDS encoding DUF362 domain-containing protein → MIVKEWCMYCGECAGVCPRNLIEVREISLKFDEDKCKECNICVQVCPVQALEKRDD, encoded by the coding sequence ATGATAGTTAAGGAATGGTGCATGTACTGCGGGGAATGTGCTGGTGTTTGTCCCCGTAACCTTATAGAAGTACGGGAAATCAGCTTAAAATTCGATGAAGACAAATGCAAAGAATGTAACATATGTGTCCAGGTGTGTCCAGTGCAGGCCCTGGAAAAAAGAGATGATTAA
- a CDS encoding carboxymuconolactone decarboxylase family protein, whose translation MKVTEQQKIKDGGLGRKLYSVRESYWISYNGIRTLRYMFKAKKNKEMSSKFIERLMLTVTEVNGCAICSYAHSKRALESGMNSGEIQNMLSGIMDDVPSDELAAVMFAQHYADTRGNPTHESWQRIVEIYGMNRAMGILGSIRTIMMGNTYGIPWSSFFNRLRGRADPRSSLLYEVEMMLGTILVPFSVIHALISGLFGRAIISF comes from the coding sequence ATGAAAGTCACTGAACAACAGAAAATTAAGGATGGAGGTTTGGGTCGAAAACTCTACTCCGTCAGGGAATCCTACTGGATTTCCTATAATGGGATACGAACCCTGAGATACATGTTCAAGGCTAAAAAGAATAAGGAAATGAGTTCAAAATTTATTGAAAGGCTAATGCTCACGGTGACTGAAGTTAATGGCTGTGCCATATGTTCCTACGCCCACTCCAAAAGGGCTCTGGAAAGTGGAATGAACAGTGGAGAGATCCAGAATATGCTCAGTGGAATCATGGATGATGTGCCCTCTGATGAATTGGCAGCAGTCATGTTCGCCCAGCATTACGCTGACACCCGGGGAAACCCTACCCACGAGTCATGGCAGCGTATTGTAGAAATATATGGGATGAATAGGGCCATGGGCATCCTGGGATCCATCCGCACCATAATGATGGGAAATACCTATGGAATTCCCTGGAGTTCATTCTTCAACCGGCTGAGGGGCAGAGCAGATCCAAGGAGCAGTTTACTCTACGAAGTAGAGATGATGTTAGGAACCATTCTAGTGCCGTTTTCAGTTATCCATGCTTTAATCTCTGGTTTGTTTGGAAGGGCGATTATTAGTTTTTAA
- the ku gene encoding non-homologous end joining protein Ku has protein sequence MRSIWSGSLKFGTIFIPIRLYAASENLHIGFHLVHKTDCGRVHYKKVCAKDGKELEAHEIAKAINIAGECIQFTDEEIKNLHTFSTRTMEIMGFCHPNEIPLICLFKPYYLGTENPKKSGSGQSFHLIKEVMEKKEKVAVVKWVQRNNEYIGMLQSYEEGFLLKQLLYFEQVRSLEEVEIIKAPVDEDLLKKAFQVVDNMTFDFDWTQYSETYNQQLRELIEKKAAGEELIPEIKPPETRSLEKELEKMLAMMEE, from the coding sequence ATGAGATCTATCTGGTCAGGCTCTTTAAAATTCGGAACTATTTTTATACCCATCAGACTGTACGCTGCCAGTGAAAACCTCCACATAGGGTTTCATCTGGTTCATAAAACCGATTGTGGTAGGGTACATTATAAAAAGGTTTGTGCAAAGGACGGTAAGGAATTGGAAGCCCATGAAATTGCCAAGGCAATAAACATTGCCGGGGAATGCATCCAGTTCACCGATGAGGAGATTAAAAACCTCCACACCTTCTCCACCAGGACCATGGAGATAATGGGATTCTGCCATCCAAATGAGATCCCCCTGATCTGTCTTTTTAAACCCTACTATCTTGGAACTGAAAACCCCAAAAAGAGTGGTAGTGGTCAGAGTTTCCATTTAATCAAGGAAGTAATGGAGAAGAAGGAAAAGGTGGCAGTGGTGAAATGGGTTCAACGCAACAACGAATACATTGGAATGTTACAATCATATGAAGAGGGGTTTCTCCTGAAACAGTTACTGTACTTTGAACAGGTAAGATCACTGGAGGAAGTTGAGATAATCAAGGCCCCGGTTGATGAAGACCTCCTTAAAAAGGCATTTCAAGTGGTGGATAATATGACCTTTGATTTTGACTGGACCCAATACTCTGAAACCTACAACCAACAGTTAAGGGAACTAATTGAGAAAAAAGCAGCCGGTGAAGAGTTAATACCAGAGATAAAACCTCCTGAAACCAGATCCCTTGAAAAAGAACTGGAAAAAATGCTGGCCATGATGGAAGAATAA
- a CDS encoding glutamate synthase-related protein produces the protein MVPDGEEKKVMEDNPENRAKCHCHYCPSYPEKCEGELLYCVTGSSACEIPVKGCICNTCPLYYEYHLQDIYFCGKEVTGEGKTFLRKQGKGEDPLFYQKMVEIKDKTHNISAVTSMGSTKRIPFSFDDIHFVPAQIKRIPLNQEDPVNTSVTIGPGSKKPLTVSSPILISGMSFGAVSRNVRLVISKTAQKLDVGFNTGEGGVLDEERSTAPEMMIVQYSTGRFGVDDQLLQSAAAVEIRFGQGAYPGKGSYLPGEKISPEVAQVRGLEKGEAAYSPAHHPDITSPQELGEKISQLRKLTGGVPIGAKIGCGDVEDDVKILAEAGVDFIALDGFGGGTGATASYARDNTGIPIIAALPRAHRKLEEMGVRDQVSLITGGGLRNSADFAKCLALGVDAVYIGTAALIAINCQQYRVCYSGLCPTGVATANPQLMQQLDVEEGVGKLSNFLQISMEEVKNITRMVGKDDVKLLKKEDLVSLTRELAMITGVKWLDGDKY, from the coding sequence ATGGTTCCAGATGGTGAGGAAAAAAAGGTAATGGAAGACAACCCTGAAAACAGAGCAAAATGTCACTGCCACTACTGTCCCAGTTACCCTGAAAAGTGTGAAGGTGAACTGCTTTACTGTGTTACCGGTTCCAGTGCCTGTGAAATTCCAGTAAAGGGCTGTATCTGTAACACCTGCCCACTCTATTATGAGTACCATCTTCAGGACATCTATTTCTGCGGTAAAGAAGTAACCGGTGAGGGTAAAACATTCCTTCGAAAGCAGGGTAAGGGAGAAGATCCCCTATTTTACCAGAAAATGGTTGAAATAAAGGATAAAACTCACAATATAAGTGCGGTTACCTCTATGGGTTCGACCAAGAGAATACCATTCAGCTTTGATGATATACACTTTGTACCTGCTCAAATTAAGCGGATACCCCTTAACCAGGAGGATCCAGTTAATACATCAGTAACCATTGGACCCGGGTCTAAAAAACCCCTTACGGTTTCATCACCCATCCTAATCTCAGGTATGAGTTTTGGGGCTGTTTCCCGTAACGTGCGCCTGGTGATATCTAAAACCGCCCAGAAACTGGATGTTGGTTTTAACACCGGTGAGGGAGGAGTTCTGGATGAGGAGAGAAGTACTGCTCCGGAGATGATGATAGTGCAGTACTCCACTGGACGTTTTGGTGTGGATGATCAGTTACTTCAATCTGCTGCTGCAGTGGAGATACGGTTTGGGCAGGGAGCTTACCCGGGTAAAGGCAGTTACCTTCCTGGTGAAAAGATCAGCCCGGAAGTAGCACAAGTAAGGGGCCTTGAAAAGGGAGAGGCAGCCTATTCACCAGCACATCACCCGGACATTACCAGTCCTCAGGAGTTGGGGGAAAAAATATCACAACTGAGGAAACTCACTGGTGGAGTGCCCATAGGTGCTAAAATTGGTTGTGGTGATGTTGAGGATGATGTAAAGATTCTGGCAGAAGCTGGGGTGGACTTCATTGCCCTGGACGGGTTTGGTGGGGGTACTGGGGCCACTGCCAGTTATGCTCGGGACAATACCGGGATTCCCATCATAGCCGCCCTGCCCCGTGCCCATAGGAAACTGGAAGAAATGGGGGTCCGGGACCAAGTCAGCCTTATTACAGGCGGTGGTCTGCGAAATTCAGCGGATTTTGCCAAATGTCTTGCCCTGGGGGTGGATGCAGTTTACATTGGAACGGCCGCCTTAATAGCTATTAACTGTCAACAGTATCGTGTCTGTTACAGTGGACTGTGCCCTACTGGTGTGGCTACGGCGAACCCACAACTTATGCAACAGTTAGATGTTGAGGAGGGTGTAGGCAAACTTTCCAATTTCCTCCAGATTTCAATGGAAGAGGTGAAGAATATAACACGTATGGTGGGTAAAGATGATGTTAAACTTCTAAAGAAGGAGGATCTGGTGAGTTTAACCCGGGAACTAGCCATGATCACTGGGGTGAAATGGTTAGACGGGGATAAATACTGA
- a CDS encoding bifunctional metallophosphatase/5'-nucleotidase: protein MDENLTILQLNDSHAYLDIHQELFWDGDHAKYKLAGGFARIATIFNQIREENPKTLVFDCGDTIHGTYAAVKTKGEALIPILNYLDFDAMTAHWEFAYGPEHFQKLTKKLNYPMIAINCYHETNDKLFFKPWIIKELGRTRIGVIGIAATIVDKVMPAHFSKGIYFTIGNQELPYYIQKLRNEEKVDLIVVISHLGFPQEMKLAQEVDGVDVLLSAHTHNRLYEPALVNNTILIQSGCHGSFIGRLDLTLSQGKVIKFQHNLITVSEDIKPDPEAGDLVNQVLNPYRDELSQLVGYTDTGLNRNTVLESTMDNFLLKSLLNKTGAQIAFSNGWRYGAPVPPGEITLNDLYNIIPVNPPVSTVELTGKEIWIMMEENLEHLFSRDPYNQMGGYLKRCMGLNLYFKVENPPGQRIQELFVKGRKIKMDETYQAAFVTSQGVPDKYGVNRNQLDVHAVEALQKYLSTNKSVQAELQGAIIAI, encoded by the coding sequence ATGGATGAAAATTTAACTATTTTACAATTAAACGATAGCCATGCTTATCTAGATATACATCAGGAATTATTTTGGGATGGGGATCATGCTAAATATAAGTTAGCCGGAGGTTTCGCCAGAATTGCCACTATATTCAACCAAATTAGAGAGGAGAATCCTAAAACACTGGTTTTTGATTGTGGTGATACCATTCACGGGACTTATGCTGCGGTGAAAACCAAAGGGGAAGCTTTGATACCCATCTTGAATTATTTAGACTTTGATGCCATGACTGCACACTGGGAATTTGCATACGGACCGGAACATTTCCAAAAACTAACCAAAAAATTGAACTATCCCATGATAGCTATTAACTGCTACCATGAGACCAATGATAAGCTATTTTTCAAGCCATGGATAATAAAAGAGCTTGGTAGAACACGGATCGGTGTTATAGGCATAGCTGCAACCATAGTTGATAAAGTCATGCCTGCACATTTCAGCAAAGGAATATATTTCACCATAGGTAACCAAGAATTACCATATTACATCCAGAAATTGCGAAACGAGGAAAAAGTTGATCTAATTGTAGTTATTTCACATCTAGGGTTCCCCCAGGAAATGAAGTTAGCCCAGGAAGTGGATGGTGTAGATGTATTATTAAGTGCACATACCCATAATCGACTTTATGAACCTGCTCTTGTGAATAATACCATTCTAATCCAATCCGGATGCCACGGTTCTTTTATTGGGAGACTGGACCTAACCCTGTCGCAAGGAAAGGTAATCAAATTCCAACACAACCTTATCACCGTATCTGAGGATATTAAACCGGATCCTGAGGCTGGTGATCTTGTTAATCAGGTTTTAAATCCATATAGGGATGAATTAAGTCAGTTGGTAGGTTATACAGATACCGGTCTTAATCGTAACACGGTACTGGAATCAACCATGGATAATTTTCTTTTAAAAAGTCTTTTGAATAAAACAGGTGCTCAGATAGCTTTTTCTAATGGTTGGAGATATGGTGCACCAGTACCTCCCGGTGAAATTACCCTAAACGATCTTTACAATATTATTCCAGTAAATCCTCCAGTTTCCACTGTGGAACTCACTGGGAAGGAAATTTGGATAATGATGGAAGAGAATTTAGAGCATTTATTTTCAAGAGATCCTTATAATCAGATGGGAGGATATCTCAAACGATGCATGGGCCTCAATTTATACTTTAAGGTGGAAAATCCTCCTGGACAACGTATTCAGGAATTATTTGTAAAGGGGAGGAAAATCAAAATGGATGAAACCTATCAGGCAGCTTTTGTCACCAGCCAGGGTGTTCCGGATAAGTATGGTGTAAATAGGAACCAGTTAGATGTGCATGCAGTGGAAGCATTGCAGAAATACCTATCAACCAATAAATCAGTGCAAGCAGAACTCCAGGGTGCAATAATAGCCATTTAA
- a CDS encoding DUF2769 domain-containing protein, translated as MEVEFNLENLTECLCNCCPVQNRSKCVLDKMKMMQEIAQEDLDSRMMIEEERIPALYCAKEKEVPSDLEFSQECQCDNCLVWKENNLFSGEPPGYFCREGKAR; from the coding sequence ATGGAAGTGGAATTCAATTTGGAAAACCTAACTGAATGCCTTTGTAACTGCTGTCCTGTTCAGAATAGATCGAAATGTGTCCTGGATAAGATGAAAATGATGCAAGAAATTGCCCAGGAAGATCTGGACTCCCGAATGATGATTGAAGAAGAAAGAATACCTGCATTATACTGTGCCAAAGAAAAGGAAGTTCCGAGTGATTTAGAATTCAGTCAGGAATGTCAATGCGATAACTGTCTAGTCTGGAAGGAGAACAACCTGTTCAGTGGCGAACCACCTGGTTATTTTTGCAGGGAAGGGAAAGCCAGATAA
- a CDS encoding zinc dependent phospholipase C family protein translates to MGENGFIEKYNGQNVFKIAIFFTLLFLMVAPATAWEWTAHKKIVDEININLPSDVQNNLKPYIGVMKEGSTYPDTIPNDKVNHGYPGSYPQANNWLDKGKVAYEKRDYKEAAWCFGVASHYITDTYSAPHCGWIKDKEKYWQIGNQLTPKKHDFHYSNLNTMLKYGNEKGKESITGWNKTEDHGIVQQDLNRGVSAAYIAILYHAHPSMLQSPEYYPD, encoded by the coding sequence ATGGGTGAAAACGGTTTTATAGAAAAATATAACGGGCAAAATGTGTTTAAAATAGCTATCTTTTTTACCTTACTCTTTTTGATGGTTGCACCGGCTACTGCCTGGGAGTGGACTGCCCATAAAAAAATCGTAGACGAAATTAACATTAACCTACCCTCTGACGTGCAGAACAATCTTAAACCATACATTGGAGTGATGAAGGAAGGATCTACCTATCCGGACACCATCCCTAACGATAAAGTTAATCACGGATACCCTGGTAGTTATCCTCAGGCCAATAACTGGCTGGACAAGGGGAAAGTTGCCTATGAAAAGAGAGATTATAAGGAAGCAGCCTGGTGTTTTGGTGTTGCATCTCACTATATTACTGACACCTACTCTGCACCCCACTGCGGATGGATCAAAGATAAGGAAAAATACTGGCAAATAGGAAACCAACTAACCCCTAAAAAACATGACTTCCACTATTCCAATCTCAACACCATGCTCAAATATGGGAATGAAAAGGGAAAGGAAAGTATCACGGGCTGGAACAAAACCGAGGACCATGGAATAGTTCAACAGGACCTGAACCGGGGAGTATCCGCGGCATATATAGCTATCCTTTACCATGCCCACCCCTCCATGCTTCAAAGCCCTGAATATTATCCGGATTAA